The Podospora pseudocomata strain CBS 415.72m chromosome 3, whole genome shotgun sequence genome window below encodes:
- a CDS encoding hypothetical protein (EggNog:ENOG503P8AX), translated as MYGSYGSTSSTSSSYSHSYSPYGSYHTMASPMDIAASPFSTRGLDATCAFPSWPRRESFCEQDSYEGRVSSYISDDDLLGASDMYEDDSSSNGSASPIQSPPTQYPTETELLEMQRERAAYQREVMRLVLAEKEKRKQQAKRRASATKKSKSSKLTAMTPISDAEAWVVDMGYWVSTVPLQPPLTAFLILTHISSSPPSFCDATWSKSLTVLPRQQQQDFSLVSRALGGQTPSE; from the exons ATGTACGGCTCATACGGATCAACGAGCTCGACGAGCAGCTCCTACTCGCACTCCTACAGCCCCTATGGCAGCTACCACACCATGGCCTCTCCCATGGATATCGCTGCCAGCCCATTTTCCACCAGAGGACTCGACGCGACCTGCGCCTTCCCATCATGGCCGCGCCGGGAGTCTTTCTGCGAGCAGGATTCTTATGAGGGACGGGTTTCGTCATACATCTCGGACGACGACCTCCTTGGCGCCAGCGACATGTACGAGGACGACTCTTCCAGCAACGGCAGTGCTTCCCCCATCCAGTCACCACCCACTCAATACCCCACCGAGACCGAGCTCCTCGAGATGCAACGTGAGAGGGCGGCATACCAGCGCGAGGTGATGcgcctcgtcctcgccgagaaggagaagaggaagcagcagGCCAAGCGCAGGGCTAGCGCcaccaagaagagcaagTCCAGCAAGCTCACTGCCATGACTCCCATCTCCGA TGCCGAggcgtgggtggtggatatgggGTATTGGGTGTCAACGGTCCCATTGCAACCTCCTTTAACCG CCTTCCTGATTTTGACTCACATCTCATCGTCACCGCCATCATTCTGTGACGCAACGTGGTCAAAGAGCTTGACTGTTCTGCCgaggcagcaacagcaggatTTTTCCCTCGTTTCGCGGGCCCTCGGCGGTCAGACTCCATCCGAGTAG
- a CDS encoding hypothetical protein (EggNog:ENOG50KOG0504; COG:I) yields MMKFVYLEMKKGFKKPSVAVVSFFFNARGDYLEKSISGMYRSLLSQLLHEFSDLQSVLDNTDIVPRNQQDCPGLNALKDLLSNAVMALGQRCFTCFIDALDECDEQEVRDMVQFFEELAENATDKGIRFQICFSSRPYPYIEICRGILLTLEKESGHQEDLAQYVKSRLRIAHRPLLEELQSQIQDKAAGVFMWVVLVVEILNNESSHGALALRKKLSEIPAELSKLFRSMLARDRERPEWLQLCILWILFAKRPLTPAEFRHALWAGLLERHLVDRELPDDTHMDAVKLVTSSSKGLAEITKSKHQTVQFIHESVRDFLVKEKGIQDLWPELGFDLEGPSHEILKHCCTTYLHHPTVRAIIVTPEGADNERNALAEKCSFLEYAGQQVLYHANAAAPVVSQDGFLTQFFDTNGIRVINHFEKFKARRYGSDATPLYVLADKGLGNLIRTQMKREVATAVPGIRYQHPLFAALANGHKNAIAALLGLSSIVCDGVDITEGLNYKKDLRNYQGRTPLSWAAQEGRLSIVKLLIQGGADPDKVDGRGYRPLYRALENGREAIARLLIDNGADIEAQDSSGSTALILALQYSHEAIARLLIDNGADIKARSNHGSTALILASQNGYEAIARLLIDHGADIKAQDSSGSTALILASRYGCEAIARLLIDNGADIEAQDSSGSTALILALQYSHEAIARLLIDNGADIKARSNHGSTALILASQNGYEAITRLFIDNGADIKAQDSSGSTALILALQYSHEAIARLLIDNGADIKARSNHGSTALILASQNGYEAITRLLIDHGADIKAQDSSGSTALILASENGHEAIARLLTDNGADIEAQDSSGSTALILALQYSHEAIARLLIDNGADIKARSNHGSTALTLASRYGREAIARLLIDNGADIKARSNHGSTALTLASRLSRGSSSTTGRIGADIEAQDSSGSTALVLASENSYEAIARLLIDNGADIEAQDNSG; encoded by the exons ATGATGAAGTTCGTGTACCTGGAAATGAAGAAAGGCTTCAAAAAGCCCAGTGTGGCCGTggtgtccttcttcttcaatgCACGAGGCGACTATTTGGAAAAGTCCATCTCCGGGATGTACCGGTCTCTGTTGTCGCAGCTCCTGCACGAGTTCTCGGACCTTCAATCCGTCCTAGACAACACGGACATTGTTCCGCGGAACCAACAAGACTGCCCTGGCCTGAACGCTCTGAAGGATCTTCTCAGCAACGCTGTCATGGCCCTTGGCCAGCGCTGCTTTACCTGCTTCATCGACGCCCTCGATGAGTGTGACGAGCAGGAAGTCCGGGACATGGTCCAGTTCTTCGAAGAATTGGCAGAGAATGCCACTGATAAAGGCATTCGGTTTCAAATCTGTTTCTCGAGTCGGCCATATCCGTACATTGAAATTTGCCGGGGAATCTTGCTCACCCTCGAGAAGGAATCAGGACACCAAGAAGACTTGGCACAGTACGTCAAGAGTCGTCTAAGGATCGCGCACCGCCCGCTTCTTGAAGAATTACAATCCCAAATCCAGGACAAAGCTGCTGGGGTTTTCATGTGGGTCGTATTGGTGGTGGAAATCCTAAACAATGAGAGTAGCCACGGCGCCCTCGCTCTCAGAAAGAAGCTTTCGGAAATCCCGGCCGAATTAAGCAAACTCTTCAGGAGCATGCTGGCACGCGATCGAGAAAGACCTGAATGGCTACAGCTCTGCATTCTCTGGATTCTATTTGCAAAGCGGCCTTTGACTCCAGCAGAGTTCCGCCATGCGCTATGGGCGGGCTTGTTGGAGCGGCATCTTGTCGATCGCGAGTTGCCAGATGACACACACATGGATGCCGTCAAACTAGTCACGAGCTCCTCGAAGGGGCTTGCTGAGATCACCAAATCTAAGCACCAGACCGTGCAGTTTATTCATGAATCAGTGCGGGACTTTTTAGTGAAAGAAAAGGGCATTCAGGATTTGTGGCCTGAACTTGGCTTCGATTTGGAGGGTCCTAGCCACGAAATCCTTAAGCATTGTTGCACTACATACCTGCATCATCCAACAGTACGGGCGATCATCGTCACGCCAGAGGGCGCAGACAACGAGCGGAACGCCCTGGCCGAGAAATGCTCGTTCCTGGAGTATGCCGGTCAGCAGGTCCTCTACCATGCCAATGCTGCGGCACCTGTGGTTTCGCAAGACGGTTTTTTGACCCAATTCTTTGATACGAATGGAATCAGGGTGATCAACCACTTCGAGAAGTTCAAAGCTCGGCGGTATGGCTCCGATGCAACTCCGCTTTATGTTCTAGCAGACAAAGGCTTGGGAAACCTTATTCGTACACAGATGAAAAGAGAAGTGGCTACCGCTGTTCCTGGGATAAGGTACCAGCATCCGCTTTTCGCTGCGTTAGCAAACGGCCATAAAAATGCCATAGCCGCACTTCTGGGCTTGTCATCGATTGTCTGCGATGGCGTCGATATCACTGAAGGTTTAAACTACAAAAAGGATTTGAGGAATTACCAAGGCCGGACGCCATTATCGTGGGCTGCCCAGGAGGGTAGGCTAAGCATTGTGAAATTGTTAATTCAAGGAGGGGCAGACCCTGACAAAGTCGATGGGAGAGGATATAGGCCACTTTACCGGGCTCTAGAGAATGGCCGCGAGGCTATTGCGCggctcctcatcgacaacgGGGCGGATATTGAGGCTCAGGATAGTTCTGGATCGACGGCACTAATTTTGGCCTTACAGTATAGCCACGAGGCTATCGCGCGGCTCCTCATCGATAACGGAGCGGATATTAAAGCTCGTAGCAATCATGGATCAACGGCACTGATTTTGGCCTCACAGAATGGCTACGAGGCTATCGCGCGGCTCCTCATCGACCACGGGGCGGATATTAAGGCTCAGGATAGTTCTGGATCGACGGCACTGATTTTGGCCTCACGGTATGGCTGCGAGGCTATCGCGCggctcctcatcgacaacgGAGCGGATATCGAGGCTCAGGATAGTTCTGGATCGACGGCACTAATTTTGGCCTTACAGTATAGCCACGAGGCTATCGCGCGGCTCCTCATCGATAACGGAGCGGATATTAAAGCTCGTAGCAATCATGGATCAACGGCACTGATTTTGGCCTCACAGAATGGCTACGAGGCTATCACGCGACTCTTCATCGATAACGGAGCGGATATCAAAGCTCAGGATAGTTCTGGATCGACGGCACTAATTTTGGCCTTACAGTATAGCCACGAGGCTATCGCGCGGCTCCTCATCGATAACGGAGCGGATATTAAAGCTCGTAGCAATCATGGATCAACGGCACTGATTTTGGCCTCACAGAATGGCTACGAGGCTATCACGCGGCTCCTCATCGACCACGGGGCGGATATTAAGGCTCAGGATAGTTCTGGATCAACAGCACTAATTTTGGCCTCAGAGAATGGCCACGAGGCTATCGCGCGGCTCCTCACCGACAACGGAGCGGATATCGAGGCTCAGGATAGTTCTGGATCGACGGCACTAATTTTGGCCTTACAGTATAGCCACGAGGCTATCGCGCggctcctcatcgacaacgGAGCGGATATTAAAGCTCGTAGCAATCATGGATCAACGGCACTAACTTTGGCCTCACGGTATGGCCGCGAGGCTATCGCGCGGCTCCTCATCGATAACGGAGCGGATATTAAAGCTCGTAGCAATCATGGATCAACGGCACTAACTTTGGCCTCACG GCTATCGCGCggctcctcatcgacaacgGGGCGGATAGGGGCGGATATCGAGGCTCAGGATAGTTCTGGATCGACGGCACTGGTTTTGGCCTCAGAGAATAGCTACGAGGCTATCGCGCggctcctcatcgacaacgGGGCGGATATCGAGGCTCAGGATAATTCTGGATAG
- a CDS encoding hypothetical protein (EggNog:ENOG50KOG0504; COG:I), with amino-acid sequence MTPKRTYQDEEPSASLPKRPRIFDTSSNGSIYPNHDVYPPLVHGDYTIAWICALPLELAVSRAMLDEEHPLPPNQAGDDNIYVLGRIDQHNVVMTCLPGQYGTNNAAIVATNLKRSFPSIRATLMVGIGGGSPSQADLYLGDVVVGTRVMQYDMGKVIAGGSFQETADAKTPSWLLNSAVSALRSKHGPHHSSSRMARILRSRLPNILRPNHPDRLFQASYNHLLEAPTCIDCDPAKLQPRGARLSDEPRIHYGVIASGNRVMKDGKVRDDIAQRLSALCFEMESAGMMDNLQCLPIRGICDYSDSHKNKEWQDYSAATAAAYARELLEGLPPSSRPLDRTPIINTLALARLFSSSIMLTGDVSSRLCFGTAATLAEMP; translated from the exons ATGACTCCGAAACGAACGTACCAAGATGAAGAACCGTCTGCGAGCCTTCCGAAACGGCCAAGAATCTTCGACACATCCTCCAATGGCAGCATTTACCCAAACCACGATGTGTACCCTCCACTTGTGCATGGAGACTACACAATCGCCTGGATCTGTGCACTTCCCTTAGAACTGGCGGTATCGCGTGCCATGCTGGACGAGGAACACCCACTGCCACCCAACCAAGCCGGCGACGACAACATCTACGTGCTCGGACGCATAGACCAGCACAATGTTGTCATGACATGTTTGCCGGGACAGTATGGAACGAACAACGCCGCAATCGTCGCGACAAACCTGAAGCGGAGTTTTCCGAGCATTCGCGCTACCTTAATGGTCGGCATCGGCGGCGGATCCCCTAGCCAGGCCGACTTGTACCTaggtgatgttgtcgtcggCACGAGGGTCATGCAGTATGACATGGGCAAAGTGATTGCGGGCGGCTCGTTCCAAGAAACGGCTGATGCAAAGACTCCTTCGTGGCTACTGAACTCAGCTGTGTCCGCTCTACGATCGAAGCATGGGCCGCACCATTCCAGCAGTCGGATGGCAAGGATCCTGCGAAGCCGACTCCCGAATATCTTGCGCCCGAACCACCCCGATCGCCTGTTCCAAGCGTCCTATAACCACCTTCTCGAGGCTCCAACATGTATTGACTGCGACCCAGCAAAGCTGCAACCACGAGGCGCACGCCTCTCTGACGAACCCAGGATCCACTACGGAGTCATCGCTTCGGGAAACAGGGTTATGAAGGACGGGAAAGTACGGGATGACATTGCTCAGCGACTTTCGGCGCTGTGCTTCGAGATGGAGTCAGCCGGCATGATGGATAACCTCCAGTGCTTGCCGATTCGTGGAATTTGCGACTATTCGGATTCCCACAAGAACAAGGAGTGGCAAGACTATTCTGCTGCAACTGCAGCTGCATACGCGAGGGAACTGCTGGAAGGGCTTCCGCCTTCGTCCAGGCCACTTGATCGGACTCCCATAATCAAT ACCCTTGCCCTGGCCCGTCTCTTCTCCTCTAGTATCATGCTGACTGGGGATGTGAGTAGTCGACTATGCTTTGGAACGGCGGCAACGCTTGCTGAAATGCCTTGA
- the YUH1_1 gene encoding ubiquitinyl hydrolase 1 (COG:O; MEROPS:MER0000836; EggNog:ENOG503NUZS), which produces MSHQYRKHFTPLESNPSLFTSLAHTIGLSPALEFHDVLSLHDADLLSLTPRPAHALIIVFPTSPNYEAELTTKDKDITQYTSSGDNEPIIWYKQTINNACGLYAILHAVSNGHARDFIIPNSHLYQLLTTCTPLNPRDRAAFLENDTNLEAAYKTVALQGDSAVPENPEDEVDFHYVCFVRSPKNGHLYELDGDTNGPINLGKFEEDDLLSERGLRVLKEFIEKTECEGGVSLLALAPAE; this is translated from the exons ATGTCCCATCAATACCGCAAACacttcacccccctcgaatccaacccctccctcttcacctccctaGCCCACACCATCGGCCTCTCACCCGCCCTAGAGTTCCACGAtgtcctctccctccacgaCGCCGACCTCCTCTCTCTAACCCCACGTCCAGCCCACGCACTCATCATAGTcttccccacctcccccaactacGAAGCCgaactcaccaccaaggacaaggacatcACTCAGTACACAAGCAGCGGTGACAACGAGCCAATAATCTGGTACAAAcaaaccatcaacaacgcctGCGGCCTCTACGCCATCCTCCACGCCGTCAGCAATGGCCATGCTCGAGACTTCATCA TTCCCAACTCACACCTCTATCAGCTCCTGACAACTTGCACGCCCCTCAACCCACGAGACCGCGCCGCTTTCTTAGAAAACGACACGAACCTGGAAGCAGCGTACAAAACTGTCGCTCTACAGGGTGACTCGGCCGTCCCTGAGAACCCAGAGGATGAGGTCGACTTTCATTACGTGTGTTTTGTCAGGTCGCCCAAGAACGGGCATCTATACGAGCTGGACGGAGACACGAACGGGCCAATAAATCTAGGAAAGTTTGAAGAAGACGATCTCCTTTCTGAACGGGGATTAAGAGTGCTAAAGGAGTTTATCGAGAAAACAGAGTGCGAAGGGGGAGTTAGCCTACTTGCGTTGGCTCCGGCGGAATAG